One genomic segment of Mycoplasmopsis agalactiae PG2 includes these proteins:
- a CDS encoding dicarboxylate/amino acid:cation symporter codes for MSNNVLLDRFLAISSWQAALAVILFLAIQIGLWFTFKRFKLKFIYRVLIGLAIGLAFGIVVQGINKFPEFGLVDQFKPAIKHGGELVKEPNPGYQKWAEQTNIWVSLAKNIFINGILLLTAPVVFIAIFRVVSRPGNKNVGRISLKGVALLLLNTAFAFIVTFWIGYAIKIGEGSNLSLENVADKKLPKETQPLPVIIWEYLPSNIISPWAGTMVISLIVIAALFGHSVKILSKKKPEQMQKIRNFMDGAWTIVSSILTTFMKIMPLAVMSMIASSVIAKPIGALATIGKVLGVGYLGLTISLVFLTLLLLINRVNVIAWWRHCAKILIQGFATQSSNATLPMSMETLKEDVKLDDSVVSTVTPLSTTMGLMGCAGVQSGVITSLLWTGTNDTAIHSQGLVVFFILALLITLVASLGISGIPGSATVLTSGVLSGLGLGAWFGPVYAIVGSLDGLFDMGRTGVNVTSGAVVATLVAKNEGLINSESNILSAKLLAKQELKKQEKLNKLKSKMEELKPKE; via the coding sequence ATGAGTAATAATGTTTTATTAGATAGGTTTTTAGCTATAAGTAGCTGACAGGCTGCTTTAGCAGTTATTCTATTTCTAGCTATCCAGATAGGACTATGATTTACATTTAAGCGCTTTAAATTAAAATTTATTTATAGAGTCTTAATTGGACTTGCAATTGGTTTAGCATTTGGAATAGTTGTGCAAGGAATTAACAAGTTCCCTGAATTTGGGCTAGTTGATCAGTTTAAGCCAGCAATTAAACATGGCGGGGAATTAGTAAAAGAGCCAAATCCAGGTTATCAAAAATGAGCTGAGCAAACTAATATTTGAGTTTCCTTAGCTAAAAATATATTTATTAATGGAATTTTATTACTTACTGCTCCAGTGGTATTTATCGCCATTTTTAGGGTAGTTTCGCGTCCTGGTAATAAAAATGTTGGTCGTATCTCGCTTAAAGGTGTTGCTTTATTATTGCTTAATACAGCTTTTGCCTTTATAGTAACATTTTGAATAGGCTATGCAATCAAAATTGGTGAAGGCTCAAATTTAAGTCTAGAGAATGTAGCTGATAAAAAATTACCAAAAGAAACTCAACCATTACCAGTAATAATTTGAGAATACTTACCAAGCAATATAATTAGCCCATGAGCTGGCACTATGGTTATTTCATTGATAGTAATAGCAGCTTTATTTGGCCATTCAGTAAAAATTTTGTCAAAGAAAAAGCCTGAGCAAATGCAAAAAATTAGAAACTTTATGGATGGTGCTTGAACTATTGTTTCATCTATATTAACTACTTTTATGAAAATTATGCCTCTAGCTGTTATGTCAATGATCGCTTCATCAGTTATAGCAAAACCAATTGGAGCTTTAGCAACAATTGGCAAAGTATTAGGAGTAGGATACTTAGGCTTAACAATTTCATTAGTTTTCTTAACACTGTTATTATTAATAAACAGAGTAAATGTAATTGCTTGATGAAGACACTGTGCCAAAATTTTAATTCAAGGTTTTGCAACTCAGTCTTCAAACGCAACACTGCCAATGTCAATGGAAACATTAAAAGAAGATGTAAAGCTTGATGACAGTGTTGTTTCAACAGTTACACCTTTATCAACCACAATGGGTCTAATGGGCTGTGCAGGGGTGCAATCTGGTGTAATAACTAGCTTATTATGAACAGGCACTAATGACACTGCGATTCATTCACAAGGCTTAGTAGTATTTTTCATTTTAGCACTGCTTATCACATTAGTGGCTTCATTAGGTATTAGCGGTATTCCTGGCTCTGCGACAGTTCTAACATCAGGCGTACTTAGCGGATTAGGTCTAGGCGCTTGATTTGGTCCAGTTTATGCAATTGTTGGTTCACTAGATGGCTTATTTGATATGGGAAGAACTGGAGTTAATGTAACTTCGGGAGCTGTTGTAGCGACTTTAGTTGCTAAAAATGAAGGGCTAATAAATTCTGAATCAAACATTCTTTCAGCTAAATTATTAGCAAAACAAGAACTTAAAAAGCAAGAAAAGCTAAATAAATTAAAGAGCAAAATGGAAGAGTTAAAACCTAAAGAATAA
- a CDS encoding DNA recombination protein RmuC, which yields MEAINIILLTLSIIIVLLLVSILALFIIKNKSLKNNVSSELSADDKFYINDKFSSTKDVLVDKINNFENKLIKDLTQNNEAFVNKLVQYEKNTAELINKKDSERAIQFNDLKGQLFEELNNKFVSQNNWLNDFEKKFNQTVSSNLKEINENNAKSFNDIKEKIDKHFEDTLTKHIKEQFGNIQVQMDKVGKEMIKFEQMQASVDDLNRTFSNNKKTGEFGEFTLEQILEEHYPNEKNRLWFKQYQINPGKNQEAVDFAMKIKSRSENEEVEQIIPIDCKFPKEKWDRYLDSKSASEKEAHLKELKKAIKEMAQSINEKYIKPDRKTTPFALMYVPSASVYLTLIQDMNFVTEIQDKLKVYIQGPQIIMVFIYSYLLQNNSFQVEKNIEKLKDIFLDVQKNYNTLYKRVIDGLDNLDKSRDKFVSVVNTANKITKKINTTAKSLGISKVDINENVEKKQAKLGLDSKSDYDEAEETIV from the coding sequence ATGGAAGCTATAAATATAATTTTACTTACTTTAAGCATCATAATTGTGCTCTTACTTGTCTCAATTTTAGCCTTATTTATTATTAAAAATAAAAGCTTAAAAAATAATGTAAGTAGTGAGTTAAGTGCTGATGATAAGTTTTATATTAATGACAAATTCAGCTCAACAAAGGATGTGCTAGTTGATAAAATTAATAATTTTGAAAATAAATTAATAAAAGATTTAACCCAAAATAATGAAGCCTTTGTTAATAAACTAGTTCAGTATGAAAAAAACACAGCTGAATTAATTAATAAAAAAGATTCTGAAAGAGCAATCCAATTCAACGATTTGAAGGGGCAGCTTTTTGAAGAGTTAAACAACAAATTTGTTAGTCAAAATAATTGATTGAATGATTTTGAGAAAAAGTTTAATCAAACAGTTAGTTCAAATTTAAAAGAAATAAATGAAAATAATGCTAAATCATTTAATGATATTAAAGAAAAAATCGATAAGCATTTTGAAGATACATTAACTAAACATATCAAAGAGCAATTTGGAAATATTCAAGTGCAAATGGATAAAGTTGGTAAAGAAATGATTAAGTTTGAGCAAATGCAAGCTAGTGTGGATGACTTAAACAGAACTTTCTCAAACAACAAAAAAACTGGGGAATTTGGCGAATTTACTTTAGAGCAAATCCTGGAAGAGCACTATCCAAATGAAAAAAATAGATTGTGATTTAAGCAATATCAAATTAATCCTGGCAAAAATCAGGAAGCAGTTGACTTTGCAATGAAAATTAAGTCAAGATCTGAAAATGAGGAAGTTGAACAAATTATTCCAATTGACTGTAAGTTCCCTAAAGAAAAATGGGATAGATATTTAGATTCAAAAAGTGCATCAGAAAAAGAAGCTCATCTTAAAGAACTTAAGAAAGCCATTAAAGAAATGGCTCAAAGCATTAATGAAAAGTACATTAAACCTGATAGAAAAACAACTCCTTTTGCCTTAATGTATGTCCCTTCTGCTAGTGTTTACCTAACCTTAATTCAAGATATGAATTTTGTAACTGAAATTCAGGATAAGCTTAAAGTTTATATTCAAGGCCCACAAATAATTATGGTCTTTATTTACTCATATTTATTGCAAAATAATAGTTTCCAAGTTGAAAAAAATATTGAAAAGCTAAAAGATATATTCCTAGATGTGCAAAAAAATTACAATACGCTTTATAAAAGAGTCATTGATGGCTTAGACAATTTGGATAAATCTAGAGACAAATTTGTATCAGTCGTTAATACCGCTAATAAAATTACAAAGAAAATAAATACAACAGCTAAGTCACTAGGCATTTCTAAAGTTGATATTAATGAAAATGTGGAGAAAAAACAAGCAAAATTGGGGCTTGATAGCAAATCAGATTATGATGAAGCTGAAGAAACTATTGTTTAA
- a CDS encoding S41 family peptidase gives MAISLCLFSLFNLLYGSQSYYNIYFNNDKFIGTSVTVNKDSDPKEYNKIMTNSRNNTKQTVKERINTYNFLRFLFDNFYGIKEKFLEKKNAKDFDEYFSKTVIKDTGIIDPNEAKMTLKERMLSTDALVNGRAYTDFYYKELNELHSSIESGSYFHPADYRAEPFGQALSGRVNEFVYYLNTLSKLRLDILEGDKNKFVNFHNDIAIIYLDNFNVASDEDINKPDAHTKDSYILMSKAMKMIKEHSEKNTSIKRIILDLSLNGGAIVAMKKVAGFLSSKDQQLYTYEKINRILDYSRFRVDINNDKKYDEKDNTNEYKWYILAGVDTFSAANLLTHIAKENKFATIIGNKSGGGMWSILPLVIPDGTSFKFSSNNAWISWVDKKIEKPEHLPYTQDGIDPDIEIPYFAYYNYDIIETYLESKEKGDDKYHKYEREIKTNAWKRVADNIEVLLNTIQDEYKKEQFSKTFEENKLKDSDSIDEMQKKIEKNEELFRFVEFKYKLENPGLR, from the coding sequence ATGGCAATATCTTTATGCCTTTTTTCCCTTTTTAACCTGCTTTATGGCTCACAAAGCTACTATAATATTTACTTTAACAATGATAAATTTATAGGCACTTCCGTTACTGTTAATAAAGACTCAGATCCTAAAGAGTACAACAAAATTATGACTAATAGCCGTAATAATACTAAGCAAACAGTTAAAGAAAGAATTAATACATACAACTTCCTCAGATTCTTATTTGATAATTTTTACGGCATAAAAGAGAAATTTTTAGAAAAAAAGAATGCTAAAGATTTTGACGAATACTTCTCTAAAACAGTCATAAAAGACACAGGCATAATTGATCCAAATGAAGCTAAGATGACTCTCAAAGAAAGAATGCTAAGCACAGATGCACTTGTTAATGGTAGAGCTTATACAGACTTTTATTACAAAGAATTAAATGAATTGCACAGCTCAATTGAATCGGGTTCATACTTTCATCCAGCAGACTATAGAGCTGAACCTTTTGGTCAGGCACTAAGCGGAAGAGTGAATGAATTTGTCTATTACCTTAATACCTTAAGTAAGCTTCGTCTTGACATTTTAGAAGGAGATAAGAATAAGTTCGTTAATTTTCACAATGATATAGCAATTATCTACCTTGATAATTTCAATGTAGCTAGTGATGAAGATATTAACAAGCCGGATGCTCATACTAAAGATAGTTATATTTTAATGTCCAAAGCCATGAAAATGATTAAAGAGCATTCAGAAAAAAATACTTCTATTAAGCGTATTATTTTAGATTTATCACTTAATGGTGGAGCAATTGTTGCAATGAAAAAGGTGGCTGGATTTTTATCAAGCAAAGATCAGCAGCTTTATACTTATGAAAAAATTAATAGGATTCTAGATTATTCAAGATTTAGAGTTGATATTAACAATGACAAAAAGTATGATGAAAAAGATAATACTAACGAATATAAATGATACATTCTAGCTGGTGTTGATACATTCAGTGCTGCGAATTTATTAACTCATATTGCTAAAGAAAACAAATTTGCAACTATAATTGGCAATAAATCTGGCGGTGGAATGTGATCAATTTTACCTCTTGTTATTCCTGATGGCACTAGTTTTAAATTTTCATCTAATAATGCCTGAATATCATGAGTTGATAAAAAAATAGAAAAGCCTGAACACTTGCCTTATACTCAAGATGGTATTGATCCTGATATTGAGATTCCTTATTTTGCTTACTACAACTATGACATTATTGAAACTTATTTAGAATCTAAAGAAAAGGGCGATGATAAATATCATAAATATGAAAGAGAAATCAAAACTAATGCTTGAAAAAGAGTAGCCGATAATATTGAAGTTCTTCTTAATACCATTCAAGATGAGTATAAGAAAGAGCAATTTAGTAAAACATTTGAAGAAAACAAGTTAAAAGATTCCGATTCAATAGATGAAATGCAGAAAAAGATAGAAAAAAATGAAGAATTATTCAGATTCGTTGAATTTAAATACAAGTTAGAAAACCCAGGCTTAAGGTAG
- a CDS encoding leucine-rich repeat domain-containing protein translates to MKKFGLVLLPILTFPAIAAACDNKDKAQKDSNNPGTENIDPVAAELQKLKDELQDEITKASSKRNHYLGDHTDYAFKQSGKVIQAAVNAHNDAKTAEEVKDAIAKLKAGIKEIDSYYALSKVEKQKLAKKDFDKALKATKESKAKLTKPSAIEILDNSIAKAESNKEGDLHYFKNLLEWTSEYQKAIDEAQKLEMKSDEELWAAYLLRESSIISKFEREFNTSNLFDDKVTQIKKLFENAKNNVGKEYKKKEAEIRKSIADILDKINKEAITIEKSKELARSVSKEGELVIPDQYKYILSGAFAKTRNIKKVKFGENLEVIESEVFDNSSVETVEFNDKLKTLNGFNNTKITTLKLPKALEKFDGFKGSKIDKLTLPKTLKSMLLRNGILKEITFEDDDEFKNVTSKTEFDKVVINKELFPSLEKIFVKSEEAKKKLIEKLKANGNGSNEWEKIVEVKKAK, encoded by the coding sequence ATGAAAAAGTTTGGATTAGTGCTTTTGCCAATATTAACTTTTCCTGCAATAGCAGCTGCTTGTGATAATAAGGATAAAGCCCAAAAAGATTCTAATAATCCTGGTACTGAAAATATCGATCCAGTTGCAGCAGAACTTCAAAAGCTAAAAGATGAGCTTCAAGATGAAATAACTAAAGCTTCAAGCAAACGTAATCACTATCTTGGCGACCATACTGATTATGCCTTCAAGCAATCTGGCAAAGTAATTCAAGCTGCTGTGAATGCTCATAATGATGCAAAAACAGCCGAGGAAGTTAAGGATGCTATTGCAAAATTAAAGGCTGGAATTAAGGAAATTGATAGTTACTATGCACTTTCAAAAGTAGAAAAGCAAAAACTTGCTAAAAAAGATTTTGATAAAGCACTAAAAGCCACTAAAGAATCTAAAGCAAAATTAACCAAACCAAGTGCAATTGAAATATTAGATAATTCAATTGCTAAGGCTGAATCAAATAAAGAAGGTGATCTGCACTATTTTAAAAATCTGCTTGAGTGAACTTCTGAATATCAAAAAGCAATTGATGAAGCACAAAAACTAGAAATGAAAAGTGATGAAGAACTTTGGGCAGCATATCTATTAAGAGAATCTAGCATTATTAGCAAATTTGAAAGAGAATTTAATACAAGTAATCTTTTTGATGACAAAGTAACTCAAATTAAAAAATTGTTTGAAAATGCTAAAAATAATGTAGGCAAAGAATACAAAAAGAAAGAAGCAGAAATAAGAAAATCTATAGCTGATATTTTAGATAAAATCAACAAAGAAGCTATTACAATTGAAAAATCTAAAGAATTGGCTAGAAGTGTATCAAAAGAGGGTGAATTAGTTATTCCTGATCAATATAAATACATTTTATCTGGTGCTTTTGCTAAAACAAGAAATATAAAAAAGGTTAAGTTTGGCGAAAATCTAGAAGTGATTGAATCTGAAGTTTTTGATAATTCAAGTGTTGAAACAGTAGAGTTTAATGACAAGCTTAAAACACTAAATGGCTTTAACAATACAAAAATTACTACACTAAAACTTCCTAAAGCATTAGAGAAATTTGATGGGTTTAAGGGATCTAAAATTGACAAACTTACTTTACCTAAAACATTAAAATCTATGCTCTTAAGAAATGGAATTTTAAAAGAGATAACTTTTGAAGATGATGATGAATTTAAAAATGTTACATCTAAAACTGAGTTTGATAAAGTAGTTATAAACAAAGAATTATTCCCTTCATTAGAAAAAATCTTTGTAAAAAGTGAAGAAGCCAAGAAAAAACTAATTGAAAAATTAAAAGCAAATGGAAATGGTTCTAACGAATGAGAAAAAATAGTTGAAGTAAAAAAAGCAAAATAA
- a CDS encoding leucine-rich repeat domain-containing protein: MKAKKYLKRHLFIAPLFIAAPLIAAKCGNYEPSTKVLYDLHRLKLESVEDESLELIKNYENNLSNFWSDRQALRALNKVAEQVKQIENKAEQELKEYVKDTNSAVEQEDPEEKDPSVLTAKKALAKFDRNSKEVKIPAEFTKIGKNAFSTFYNLEKVEFHDAITIIDQGAFDNTNLDSITLPKNLQVLGGFANTFIKNLDIPQSVSKILKGSFDNTKIATVKLPDKLTELGGFKATSIRELSFPETLTKIHENSFDETPITKLKFNKNLKVLGGFNTLHNLEEIEFNDQLEEILDESFLNFNLTELKLPNSLKVLGGFKKSNINNLTLNDGLIEIKPNAFAESRGIKRIDLPESLKKLGGFENTSILVLKLPQKLESISKNAFDKTLIDSITLPDSLVSFGGFAETAISEINLPKNLLHIEPNTLDLRVPQAKENELILPEKLISFGGFKNWNIKEITLPESLKDIWAETLDYSAISTLYLPKNLHSFGGFAGTKIKNILLPEQLKVIHKNTLDGTELKEVKLPSKLETLGGFASTLITKLKTPKSLKVIHKESFRNSKLNRIRLNKGLTELAGFENLVNVEVITLPETLKIIHDGTFSNNRLKEIKLPSHLKVLGGFSGKESGIKEVILPESLEVITNSAFKYNPHITKIKLPKNLVEINGFNSTNISELIIPEKVIKVGGFNETLIKDIKLPENLESFEGFHESKIKKLILPKFIRFTDISKSHWGALEEIEVYSKYLVKSKWWNDMKEDDFNQLIKLVDKTNVN, encoded by the coding sequence ATGAAAGCAAAAAAATACTTAAAAAGACATCTTTTTATTGCTCCTTTATTTATTGCAGCTCCCTTAATTGCTGCAAAATGTGGCAATTATGAACCTAGCACTAAAGTGCTCTATGACCTTCATAGACTAAAGCTTGAATCAGTAGAAGATGAATCATTAGAGCTTATTAAAAACTATGAAAATAATCTTTCAAATTTTTGAAGCGACAGACAAGCTTTAAGAGCACTAAATAAAGTAGCTGAGCAAGTTAAACAAATTGAAAATAAGGCTGAACAAGAATTAAAAGAATATGTTAAAGATACTAATAGTGCTGTAGAACAGGAAGATCCGGAAGAAAAGGACCCTTCTGTTCTTACAGCCAAAAAAGCTTTAGCAAAGTTTGACAGAAATTCAAAAGAAGTCAAAATTCCTGCTGAATTTACTAAAATTGGCAAAAATGCTTTTAGCACTTTTTACAATTTAGAAAAAGTAGAATTTCATGATGCTATTACTATAATAGATCAAGGTGCTTTTGATAACACTAATTTAGACAGCATAACTTTACCTAAGAATCTACAAGTTTTGGGTGGCTTTGCTAATACATTTATTAAAAACTTAGATATTCCGCAAAGTGTTAGCAAAATCTTAAAAGGTTCATTTGATAATACTAAGATTGCAACTGTAAAATTACCAGATAAGCTAACTGAATTAGGTGGCTTTAAAGCTACAAGCATTAGAGAATTAAGTTTCCCTGAAACTTTAACTAAGATACATGAAAACTCATTTGACGAAACTCCTATAACAAAACTCAAATTTAATAAAAACTTAAAAGTTTTAGGAGGATTTAATACTCTACATAATTTAGAAGAAATTGAATTTAATGACCAATTAGAAGAAATTTTAGATGAAAGTTTTTTAAACTTTAATCTAACTGAATTAAAGCTTCCTAATTCACTAAAAGTGCTCGGTGGTTTTAAAAAATCTAATATTAATAACTTGACACTCAATGATGGACTAATTGAAATAAAGCCTAATGCTTTTGCTGAATCAAGAGGTATTAAAAGAATTGACTTACCAGAATCACTTAAAAAATTAGGTGGTTTTGAAAATACTAGCATTTTAGTGCTAAAGCTGCCTCAAAAACTTGAATCTATTTCAAAAAACGCTTTTGATAAAACTTTAATAGATAGTATTACTCTGCCTGATTCTTTAGTTTCATTTGGTGGCTTTGCTGAAACAGCTATTTCTGAAATTAACTTGCCTAAAAACTTATTACACATTGAACCTAATACTTTAGATTTGAGAGTGCCACAGGCTAAAGAAAATGAATTAATATTGCCTGAAAAATTAATTTCTTTTGGTGGTTTTAAAAACTGAAATATAAAAGAAATTACTCTTCCTGAATCACTTAAAGATATATGAGCTGAAACATTAGATTATAGTGCTATTTCTACTCTTTATTTACCTAAGAATCTTCACTCTTTTGGTGGTTTTGCTGGCACTAAAATTAAAAATATTTTACTGCCTGAGCAACTTAAAGTAATTCATAAAAATACTTTGGATGGAACAGAGCTTAAAGAAGTCAAATTGCCTAGTAAATTAGAGACTTTGGGCGGTTTTGCAAGTACTTTAATTACTAAATTAAAAACACCAAAATCACTTAAAGTTATTCATAAAGAATCATTTAGAAACTCTAAATTAAATAGAATTAGATTGAACAAAGGACTAACTGAATTAGCTGGTTTTGAAAACCTAGTTAATGTTGAAGTAATTACTCTACCTGAAACACTAAAAATAATTCATGACGGCACTTTTTCGAATAACAGATTAAAAGAAATTAAGTTGCCTAGTCATTTAAAAGTACTTGGTGGCTTTTCAGGCAAAGAGTCTGGAATTAAAGAAGTTATTTTGCCTGAATCACTAGAAGTTATTACTAATAGTGCGTTTAAATACAATCCACATATTACTAAAATTAAGTTACCTAAAAACTTAGTTGAGATAAATGGTTTTAACTCAACTAACATTAGCGAATTGATAATTCCTGAAAAGGTAATTAAAGTAGGTGGGTTTAATGAAACACTAATTAAAGATATCAAACTACCTGAAAACTTAGAATCATTTGAAGGTTTTCATGAAAGCAAGATTAAAAAGTTAATCTTGCCAAAGTTTATTAGATTTACTGATATAAGCAAATCGCACTGAGGCGCTTTAGAAGAAATCGAAGTTTATAGTAAATATCTAGTTAAGAGCAAATGATGAAATGATATGAAGGAAGACGATTTTAACCAATTAATTAAATTGGTTGATAAAACTAATGTTAATTAA
- a CDS encoding variable surface lipoprotein encodes MKRNKLLLSFGSLSVFSAIPFIAAKCDDTSEKDNKNPINPGNPGDTTENQVVKVELDKLSDKVKQELNKLAKDGVTKAQVVTALKTEKGLENLTESDLAKVEFKNNKLTIEANNESKLVLGTYEYSAQKQTPDVVIDLSKVQVNGETKKLLKAEAKEKPDKAKVLAALKKDNNFAKLTESDFEVSFKDSTLTVKAAPNSKVIKGELSISSKTELDNITLTEEVKKGLQTETTKSQLKTEDIVSVLKKLLELKDLDSKDVEIKKESNKLTIAAKGTSAKFTGTLNFVFKVMLNMVMTEDIKKELQSEAKYKPNTSNVVNILKKIPGLVTLKTDDVKVEFDTGKLVISASETSDLIMGTVSIWK; translated from the coding sequence ATGAAAAGAAATAAATTGTTACTATCATTTGGATCACTATCAGTTTTTAGTGCAATTCCATTTATTGCTGCTAAATGTGATGATACAAGTGAAAAAGATAACAAAAATCCAATTAATCCAGGTAACCCTGGTGACACAACTGAAAACCAAGTTGTAAAAGTTGAACTTGATAAATTAAGTGACAAAGTTAAACAGGAATTAAATAAATTGGCTAAAGATGGTGTGACAAAAGCACAAGTTGTTACTGCTCTTAAAACAGAAAAAGGCTTAGAAAACCTAACTGAATCTGACTTAGCAAAAGTTGAATTTAAAAACAATAAATTAACTATTGAAGCTAATAATGAATCAAAATTAGTTTTAGGAACATATGAATATAGCGCTCAAAAACAAACACCAGATGTAGTTATTGACTTATCTAAAGTTCAAGTAAATGGTGAAACAAAAAAACTTTTAAAAGCTGAAGCTAAAGAAAAACCAGATAAAGCTAAAGTTCTTGCTGCTCTTAAAAAAGATAATAATTTTGCTAAACTAACTGAAAGTGACTTTGAAGTTTCATTCAAAGATAGTACTTTGACTGTAAAAGCAGCTCCAAATTCAAAAGTTATTAAGGGCGAACTAAGCATTTCAAGCAAGACAGAATTAGATAATATTACCTTGACTGAAGAAGTTAAAAAGGGGTTACAAACTGAAACAACAAAGAGCCAACTTAAAACAGAAGACATTGTTAGTGTTCTAAAGAAACTTCTTGAATTAAAAGATTTAGATTCTAAGGATGTTGAAATTAAAAAAGAAAGCAACAAGCTAACCATTGCTGCTAAAGGTACATCAGCTAAATTTACTGGTACATTAAACTTTGTATTTAAGGTAATGTTGAATATGGTTATGACTGAAGATATTAAAAAGGAACTTCAATCAGAAGCCAAATACAAGCCAAATACATCTAATGTTGTAAATATTCTAAAAAAGATACCTGGATTAGTAACACTTAAAACTGATGATGTAAAAGTTGAATTCGACACAGGAAAACTTGTTATAAGTGCTTCTGAAACTTCTGATCTAATTATGGGTACAGTTTCTATTTGAAAATAG
- a CDS encoding DNA adenine methylase has protein sequence MSSSTTPSPFVKWAGGKRQLLDEILNKIPFKFNNYYEPFVGAGALLFSLKINQVSYINDINKSLIHTYKIVKDSPNELLNKLSELDNKFTSKSDYYECRNLFNEKIQNGKYDVLHAALFIYLNKRCFNGLYRVNSKGLFNVPFNNKENIRSFDKDNILKASEWLQNKVITNTDFEMAVKTASKGDFVFFDSPYATT, from the coding sequence ATGTCATCATCAACTACTCCAAGTCCTTTTGTAAAATGAGCAGGCGGAAAACGTCAGTTATTAGATGAAATTTTAAACAAAATTCCATTTAAATTTAATAATTATTATGAGCCTTTTGTTGGTGCAGGAGCTCTATTATTTTCGCTTAAAATAAACCAAGTTAGTTATATAAATGACATTAACAAAAGTTTAATTCATACCTATAAAATAGTCAAAGACAGTCCAAATGAATTGTTAAATAAGCTAAGTGAATTAGATAATAAATTCACTTCCAAAAGTGATTATTATGAATGCAGAAATCTTTTTAATGAAAAGATTCAAAATGGTAAATATGATGTTTTACATGCTGCATTATTTATTTACCTAAATAAGCGCTGTTTCAATGGTCTATATCGAGTGAATTCAAAAGGATTGTTTAATGTACCTTTTAATAATAAAGAAAACATAAGATCATTTGATAAAGACAATATTTTAAAAGCAAGTGAATGATTACAAAACAAAGTTATAACAAATACGGATTTTGAAATGGCTGTTAAAACTGCATCAAAAGGTGATTTTGTCTTTTTTGACAGCCCATATGCAACCACTTAA
- a CDS encoding DNA adenine methylase, which translates to MTAHMQPLNNSTFTSYTKDGFTLDDHKRLAKVFKELDKKGCYLMLTNHNTELIRDLYRDYYITVIKAKRLINSNASKRVGGRSYNYKLYKGS; encoded by the coding sequence TTGACAGCCCATATGCAACCACTTAATAACAGTACATTTACTTCATATACAAAAGATGGATTTACTTTAGATGATCATAAAAGATTGGCTAAAGTATTTAAAGAATTAGATAAAAAAGGTTGTTATCTAATGCTTACAAATCACAACACTGAATTAATTAGGGATTTATACAGAGATTACTATATCACAGTCATAAAAGCAAAAAGACTAATTAATTCTAATGCAAGCAAAAGAGTAGGGGGAAGAAGTTATAATTACAAATTATATAAAGGAAGTTAA
- a CDS encoding DpnII family type II restriction endonuclease: MSNKIDYFVETLLPTNKNYAYFVNWQNVKLPEQLEVEFNALNSLISKANNFDDSFITLLSKLPSVVQTFPFLLALSKQDREHLVNRHTKLEIFDNENQVVNDIEFFVAQDKLSFDEIEKYLNFF; the protein is encoded by the coding sequence ATGAGTAATAAAATTGATTATTTTGTTGAAACATTATTACCAACAAACAAAAACTATGCTTATTTTGTAAATTGACAAAATGTTAAATTGCCAGAACAATTAGAAGTAGAATTTAATGCTTTAAATTCATTAATATCTAAGGCCAATAATTTTGACGACAGTTTTATTACCTTACTATCAAAGCTCCCATCTGTTGTGCAGACTTTTCCATTTTTATTAGCATTATCAAAGCAGGATAGAGAACATTTAGTAAACAGACACACAAAGTTAGAAATATTTGACAACGAGAATCAAGTTGTCAATGACATAGAATTTTTTGTAGCTCAGGATAAATTGTCCTTTGATGAAATAGAAAAATATCTTAACTTTTTTTAA